From one Sylvia atricapilla isolate bSylAtr1 chromosome 21, bSylAtr1.pri, whole genome shotgun sequence genomic stretch:
- the LOC136370406 gene encoding testis-specific serine/threonine-protein kinase 1-like — protein sequence MDTVVLKKRGYSLGDTLGEGSYGKVKAAYSHRLKRRVAIKIIDKKKISQNVLEKFLPREMQALMQLHHPSIIETYEIFETSSGKVYIVMELGEKGSLLNYLTTQGAMEESVARSKFQQLASAIKHCHDLDFAHRDLKCDNILLDNDLNFKLSDFGFSKPLARDENGKTVLSSTFCGSLAYSAPELLEHIPCDPRISDMWSLGIILYAMVFASQPFDSSNVKEMLQVQKQRKIPFLKTKHLSAECKNLIAQLLHPDVTQRLCIDEVLKHPWLQPPKLVYSLRAAGGGDPKACGKKSPRKHRTSNPIVRKCKEWRRRSDPLKDSFI from the coding sequence atGGACACGGTGGTGCTTAAGAAGAGGGGCTACAGCCTGGGGGACACTCTTGGGGAAGGCTCCTACGGCAAGGTGAAAGCCGCCTACAGCCACCGCCTCAAGCGCAGGGTGGCCATCAAGATCATCgacaagaagaaaatttctcaGAATGTCTTGGAGAAGTTTCTCCCCAGGGAAATGCAGGCTTTGATGCAGCTGCACCACCCCTCAATCATCGAGACCTACGAGATTTTTGAGACGTCCTCTGGGAAGGTGTACATCGTGATGGAGCTGGGGGAGAAGGGCAGCCTGCTGAACTACCTCACCACCCAGGGCGCCATGGAGGAGAGCGTGGCCCGCAGCAAGTTCCAGCAGTTGGCTTCTGCCATCAAGCACTGCCATGACTTGGACTTTGCCCACAGGGACCTGAAATGTGACAACATCCTTCTGGACAATGACCTCAACTTCAAGCTGTCAGATTTCGGCTTTTCAAAACCCCTGGCTCGggatgaaaatggaaaaactgtCCTCAGCAGCACCTTCTGCGGGTCTCTGGCCTACTCAGCCCCCGAGCTGCTCGAGCACATCCCTTGTGACCCCAGGATTTCAGACATGTGGAGCCTGGGCATCATCCTGTACGCAATGGTTTTTGCTTCGCAGCCTTTTGATAGTTCCAACGTCAAGGAAATGCTCCAGGTTCAGAAACAAAGGAAGATTCCCTTCCTCAAAACCAAACATCTCTCTGCGGAGTGCAAGAACCTCATCGCCCAACTGCTGCACCCCGATGTGACCCAGAGGCTGTGCATAGATGAGGTTTTGAAAcacccctggctgcagcccccaaAGCTCGTGTACAgcctgagagctgcaggagggggcGACCCCAAAGCCTGTGGCAAGAAGAGCCCAAGAAAACACAGGACATCCAATCCCATTGTGCGTAAGTGTAAGGAGTGGAGGAGGAGGTCGGACCCCCTTAAGGATAGTTTCATTTAA